In the Methanobrevibacter thaueri genome, one interval contains:
- a CDS encoding DNA replication complex subunit Gins51 translates to MDQFYQTLRKVQKKERNNGTLTRVEETFYSDIHEFMDGLKQEAINDPFSKAPALLKEAQIIATEICQRRETKIANSAVLNIHRSYHLFTGKPKFDLVDTTPLNLTPEEEKFYYSLIDTLKSHRDNISLEKLSDDDEGEIKVKPIIKPKETQTNTLTPKPVEKPKEEIVKPKPAVKEEKPAIKPPEEKPKPVANIEDNPNALDEQDEFYDFESQKVAKDTELVTMLVFDEVGAIVGVDEKVYGPFRPQDIVTLPLVNAKIFFKNRKGRQVKI, encoded by the coding sequence GTGGATCAGTTTTATCAAACCTTGCGCAAAGTTCAGAAAAAAGAACGTAATAACGGTACATTGACTCGTGTAGAGGAGACTTTTTACAGTGACATACATGAGTTTATGGATGGCTTGAAACAGGAGGCAATCAACGATCCATTTTCTAAAGCGCCAGCGTTACTTAAGGAAGCCCAAATCATTGCCACCGAGATTTGCCAAAGAAGGGAAACCAAGATTGCAAATTCTGCAGTCCTCAACATTCACAGGTCATATCATCTGTTCACAGGCAAGCCGAAATTCGATTTGGTCGATACCACCCCTTTAAACTTAACCCCTGAGGAAGAGAAGTTTTACTATTCCCTGATTGACACCTTGAAAAGTCATAGGGACAACATTTCACTTGAAAAGCTATCCGACGATGATGAAGGCGAAATCAAGGTTAAGCCAATAATAAAACCTAAGGAAACTCAAACCAACACACTGACCCCTAAACCTGTTGAAAAACCGAAGGAAGAAATCGTCAAGCCAAAGCCTGCAGTTAAGGAAGAGAAACCGGCCATAAAACCGCCGGAGGAAAAGCCTAAACCTGTTGCAAACATTGAAGACAATCCCAATGCCCTGGATGAGCAGGACGAATTTTATGATTTCGAGTCTCAAAAGGTGGCTAAAGATACAGAGCTTGTCACAATGCTTGTTTTTGATGAGGTGGGCGCTATTGTTGGCGTTGATGAGAAAGTCTACGGTCCGTTCAGACCGCAGGACATAGTGACCCTGCCTTTGGTGAATGCGAAAATATTTTTCAAAAATAGAAAAGGCCGTCAGGTTAAAATATAG
- a CDS encoding TIGR00375 family protein produces the protein MLVNADFHLHSCFSAASSKDMVIRNMAPKAKLKGLGLLGTGDALHPGWLDIIEETTSYSGDGIYTFDDMDFILTTEVEGKNRIHHVIIIPDMDIARELSDKLPSNNKGVDGRPKTNYGGVELLELAHDHDCLIGPAHAFTPWTGMYKSFDSIYDCYGKKPDFVELGLSADTDMADTVSELKDFPFLTNSDAHSPWPHRLGREFNQMELEDISYSSIKKAIKHRDIKANYGMVPNLGKYHMTACTKCYKLIDPLVAKDMKMKCDCGGRIKKGVDFRISEIADYDEPKHPSFRPKYVHLMPLAEIIASVYDKGVTTKTVQGLWQKLIDSFKTEIDVLINVDLKDIGHVDSEIASAIESFRNNTLEIVPGGGGQYGKILFKKEVKKPKLVTLDNF, from the coding sequence ATGTTAGTGAATGCGGACTTTCATCTTCACAGTTGCTTTTCGGCGGCCTCATCAAAGGACATGGTGATTAGGAACATGGCTCCTAAGGCCAAACTGAAGGGGCTCGGACTTTTAGGAACAGGCGATGCACTCCATCCTGGATGGCTGGACATCATCGAGGAGACCACAAGCTATTCAGGCGATGGAATCTACACCTTCGATGACATGGATTTCATTTTGACAACGGAAGTTGAGGGAAAAAACAGGATTCACCACGTAATCATCATTCCCGATATGGATATCGCACGTGAGCTGTCAGACAAGTTGCCTTCAAACAACAAAGGCGTCGACGGCAGGCCAAAAACCAATTATGGAGGTGTTGAGCTTCTTGAATTGGCCCATGACCATGATTGCCTGATAGGTCCCGCACATGCATTCACCCCATGGACCGGAATGTACAAGTCATTCGACAGCATTTACGATTGCTATGGCAAGAAACCGGATTTCGTTGAGCTGGGGTTGTCTGCAGATACCGATATGGCAGACACGGTCAGTGAACTCAAGGACTTTCCCTTTCTCACAAATTCAGACGCACACTCCCCATGGCCACATAGGCTTGGACGTGAGTTTAATCAAATGGAGCTTGAAGATATTTCATACTCATCAATAAAAAAGGCAATAAAACACAGGGATATCAAGGCAAATTACGGCATGGTGCCGAACCTTGGAAAGTACCACATGACCGCATGCACCAAATGTTACAAACTGATAGATCCGTTGGTTGCAAAGGATATGAAAATGAAATGCGACTGCGGCGGAAGGATTAAGAAGGGTGTGGACTTCAGAATTTCCGAGATTGCTGACTATGATGAACCAAAACATCCAAGTTTCAGACCGAAATATGTCCATCTGATGCCGTTGGCCGAGATAATCGCTTCGGTTTATGATAAGGGGGTCACAACAAAGACCGTTCAGGGGCTATGGCAGAAATTGATTGACAGTTTCAAAACTGAAATAGACGTTTTGATAAATGTTGACTTGAAGGACATTGGCCATGTTGATTCGGAGATTGCTTCAGCAATCGAATCGTTTAGGAACAACACCCTTGAAATCGTACCTGGTG
- a CDS encoding translation initiation factor IF-2 subunit alpha, with product MVRKSQEWPDEGELIVGTVYKVLNYGAFAKLEEYQGKEAFIHISEVSSGWVKNIRDHVRENQKIVCRVLRVNPKKGHVDASLKRIREDQRTKKIQHWKIEQKAEKFLELSAKSLDKNLDEAYDEVGYELMDIFGDVYGAFETASDEGAESLTEEGIPQDWADAITEVAKKNITPPEVHISGYVDIETFVPDGVDVIVSALKAAEDNGDEEEEIRVQCVGAPRYRITVKSTDYILAEKTLKAAAERCIAVVEESGGNGSFLRELDN from the coding sequence ATGGTAAGAAAAAGTCAAGAATGGCCTGATGAAGGAGAACTTATTGTCGGTACAGTTTACAAAGTTCTTAATTATGGGGCTTTTGCTAAATTAGAAGAATATCAGGGCAAAGAAGCTTTTATTCATATTTCTGAGGTATCTTCTGGTTGGGTTAAAAATATCAGAGACCATGTAAGGGAAAACCAAAAAATCGTTTGTCGTGTTCTCAGAGTAAACCCTAAGAAAGGGCATGTCGATGCTTCCTTGAAAAGAATCCGTGAAGACCAAAGAACTAAAAAAATCCAACATTGGAAAATTGAACAAAAAGCTGAAAAATTCTTAGAATTATCTGCTAAATCTTTAGACAAGAACTTGGATGAGGCTTATGACGAAGTCGGTTACGAGCTTATGGACATCTTCGGTGATGTCTATGGCGCTTTTGAAACCGCTTCTGATGAAGGTGCTGAATCCTTGACTGAAGAGGGAATCCCACAGGATTGGGCTGATGCCATTACTGAAGTGGCTAAAAAGAACATCACTCCTCCTGAAGTTCACATTAGCGGTTATGTGGACATTGAAACATTTGTGCCTGACGGCGTGGATGTCATTGTTTCCGCTTTGAAGGCTGCTGAAGACAATGGGGACGAGGAAGAGGAAATCAGGGTCCAATGTGTCGGTGCACCAAGATACAGAATCACAGTCAAATCTACAGATTACATATTGGCGGAAAAAACTCTTAAAGCAGCAGCTGAAAGATGTATTGCAGTTGTTGAGGAATCCGGTGGAAACGGTTCATTCTTAAGAGAGTTAGATAATTAG
- the trpD gene encoding anthranilate phosphoribosyltransferase, whose protein sequence is MIKEAILKVYKHQDLTYEEAYQTMDEIMSGEASEVQMSAYLTAMSMKGETIDEITASAEAMRAHCVRLLNDKEVLEIVGTGGDESNTFNISTTSSIVISSAGVPVAKHGNRSASSKCGAADVLEELGVNIYIEPEKSLECLKEINLCFLFAQNYHLSMKYVANVRKELSIRTIFNILGPLTNPAGATMQVLGVYEKELVEPLINVLNNLGVKSALSVYGMDGMDEFSVSDKTFVSELKNGRTRIYEVLPEDFGFELASKSDLVGGDAKENAQITLDILKGEKGPKRNAVLLNSAAGLYVAGEVDSLEEGVKMAEELIDSGRALNQLEKFIEFTNR, encoded by the coding sequence ATGATTAAGGAAGCAATATTGAAAGTATATAAACATCAAGATTTAACTTATGAGGAAGCATATCAGACAATGGATGAAATCATGAGTGGTGAAGCTAGTGAGGTTCAGATGAGCGCTTACCTGACTGCCATGTCCATGAAAGGTGAGACAATCGATGAGATTACCGCCTCTGCCGAAGCGATGAGGGCACACTGTGTAAGGCTACTTAACGATAAGGAAGTGCTTGAAATCGTCGGAACCGGAGGGGACGAATCAAATACATTCAACATATCCACAACCTCCTCAATTGTCATATCTTCTGCAGGGGTGCCTGTTGCAAAGCACGGTAACCGTTCCGCTTCAAGCAAATGCGGTGCTGCAGACGTTCTTGAGGAATTGGGGGTAAACATCTACATCGAACCTGAAAAGAGTCTGGAATGCCTGAAGGAAATAAACCTATGCTTCCTGTTTGCCCAGAACTATCACCTGTCAATGAAATATGTCGCAAACGTCAGAAAGGAGCTTTCAATCAGAACAATATTCAATATTTTGGGGCCATTGACAAATCCTGCCGGTGCGACAATGCAGGTTTTGGGAGTTTATGAAAAAGAATTAGTAGAACCTTTAATCAATGTATTAAATAACCTAGGTGTCAAATCCGCATTGTCCGTCTATGGTATGGACGGCATGGACGAGTTTTCCGTAAGCGACAAGACATTCGTTAGCGAACTTAAAAACGGCAGAACAAGGATTTATGAAGTCCTGCCTGAGGATTTCGGATTCGAATTGGCATCTAAAAGTGATCTTGTTGGTGGAGATGCAAAAGAAAACGCCCAAATCACCTTGGATATATTGAAAGGTGAAAAAGGCCCAAAAAGAAATGCTGTTTTATTGAATTCCGCAGCAGGTTTGTATGTGGCTGGGGAAGTGGATTCCCTAGAGGAAGGGGTCAAGATGGCTGAGGAACTCATAGATTCCGGTCGTGCATTGAATCAACTTGAGAAATTTATTGAATTTACAAATAGATGA
- the pcn gene encoding proliferating cell nuclear antigen (pcna), whose translation MFKAELSDSSILKTSFDAISSIVDEVQIQTDSEGMRLDALDRSHITFVHLELKASLFDEYICDVPEKINIDTDEFMRVLKRAKSQDRVLMSVDEGNFIITFEGDATRTFKIRLIDIEYDNPTPPQISHPTTFKVRFSILKDCINDIDIFSDKIALQVDEDYFIASADGEFGDASIKYLHGENIQSHEKALFSLDKIREMLKADKFSEEAEISLGTDMPLSLTLNMVTGDGKLSFLLAPRLEQDD comes from the coding sequence ATGTTTAAAGCTGAATTAAGTGATTCTAGTATACTAAAAACCAGTTTTGATGCTATTTCATCCATTGTGGATGAGGTACAAATTCAAACTGACAGTGAAGGCATGAGATTAGATGCCTTAGACCGTAGTCACATAACTTTCGTACATTTAGAGCTTAAAGCAAGCTTATTTGATGAATATATTTGTGATGTTCCTGAAAAGATCAACATTGATACTGACGAATTCATGAGAGTTCTTAAACGTGCAAAATCTCAAGACAGAGTGTTAATGTCTGTGGATGAAGGTAATTTCATCATTACCTTTGAAGGAGATGCAACAAGAACCTTTAAGATAAGATTAATTGATATTGAGTACGATAACCCTACTCCACCTCAAATTAGTCATCCAACCACATTCAAAGTACGTTTCTCCATCTTGAAAGACTGTATCAACGATATTGACATATTTTCAGACAAGATTGCATTGCAGGTCGATGAAGATTACTTCATTGCATCCGCTGACGGTGAATTCGGTGATGCAAGCATCAAATATCTTCACGGTGAAAATATTCAATCACACGAAAAAGCTTTATTCTCTTTAGATAAGATTAGAGAAATGCTTAAAGCAGATAAATTTTCAGAGGAAGCTGAAATTAGTTTAGGTACCGACATGCCATTAAGCTTAACACTTAACATGGTGACCGGTGACGGTAAGCTAAGTTTCTTACTTGCTCCTAGATTAGAACAAGATGATTAA
- a CDS encoding anthranilate synthase component II, producing MILLIDNYDSFSYNLFQLIGKINPDIQVSRNDKITIEEISDLNPECIILSPGPGKPENAGICIDIVKEFHDRIPILGVCLGHQAICAAFGGEISHAKRLMHGKSSDISLDYDFIFKGLPSEINVGRYHSLSLVEDTLPDELEIISKARDDREIMAVKHKDYNVYGLQFHPESILTPDGLTIMENFLEKVNRGIL from the coding sequence ATGATTCTTTTAATCGACAATTACGATAGTTTTTCATATAACTTGTTCCAATTGATTGGAAAAATAAATCCGGATATTCAGGTTTCAAGAAATGATAAAATCACAATTGAAGAGATAAGCGACCTGAATCCGGAATGCATTATCCTGTCTCCGGGACCTGGAAAGCCGGAAAATGCGGGAATATGCATTGATATAGTCAAGGAATTCCATGACAGGATACCGATTTTGGGAGTTTGTTTGGGCCATCAGGCAATATGTGCGGCTTTCGGCGGTGAGATTTCACATGCCAAAAGGCTGATGCATGGAAAGTCTTCAGACATTTCCCTGGATTATGACTTTATTTTCAAGGGCCTTCCAAGCGAAATCAATGTGGGAAGATATCATTCCCTGAGCCTTGTGGAGGACACCCTTCCGGATGAGCTGGAAATCATTTCAAAGGCAAGGGACGACAGGGAAATCATGGCGGTCAAGCATAAGGATTATAACGTTTACGGATTGCAATTCCATCCGGAATCAATTTTAACACCTGATGGATTGACAATAATGGAAAATTTTTTGGAAAAGGTTAACAGAGGGATTTTATGA
- a CDS encoding proteasome assembly chaperone family protein, giving the protein MNTTEITVLEEIELDNPIFIEALPGLGHVGKLAADHMIDELGATKFAEIYSPTFPPQVLVKEEGIIDNMLNELYYLKDVGEDNLDLILLVGNTQALSPEGQYLTCKEILEFVNQFDIDRIYTLGGMVTSPQPVENPKVFGAATCEENIELLKEAEVEIRSNDGGIVGASGLFLGLGIRQGIQGTCLMGETPGYFIDAEAAEALLLKLSLLLNFEINTDKLDERAEETRQMIAKAQQMEQDLINKANAGNADDLRYIG; this is encoded by the coding sequence ATGAATACTACTGAAATAACTGTTTTAGAAGAAATTGAATTAGACAATCCTATTTTCATAGAAGCATTGCCAGGTCTTGGACATGTTGGTAAATTGGCTGCCGATCACATGATTGATGAATTGGGCGCCACCAAATTTGCGGAAATCTATTCCCCAACATTCCCGCCTCAAGTCCTAGTGAAAGAGGAAGGAATAATCGATAACATGCTCAATGAGCTATATTATTTAAAGGATGTTGGTGAAGACAATTTGGATTTGATTCTTCTTGTCGGTAACACTCAAGCGTTATCCCCTGAAGGACAGTACCTGACATGCAAAGAGATTCTGGAATTCGTCAACCAGTTCGATATTGATAGGATTTACACATTAGGTGGTATGGTCACTTCTCCACAGCCGGTTGAAAATCCAAAAGTTTTCGGAGCCGCAACCTGTGAAGAGAACATTGAATTACTGAAAGAAGCGGAAGTTGAAATCAGATCCAACGACGGAGGAATTGTCGGAGCTTCCGGATTATTCTTGGGTTTGGGAATTCGTCAAGGAATTCAAGGAACCTGCCTTATGGGCGAAACTCCAGGATATTTCATTGACGCTGAAGCCGCCGAAGCTCTCCTGCTTAAGTTATCATTATTGCTTAACTTTGAAATCAATACCGATAAGCTTGATGAAAGAGCTGAGGAAACCAGACAAATGATTGCTAAGGCTCAGCAAATGGAACAGGATTTAATTAATAAAGCTAATGCTGGAAATGCCGACGATTTAAGATATATTGGATAA
- the trpA gene encoding tryptophan synthase subunit alpha, whose translation MSKIANAFENGTAFIGFLTAGDPTIDKTVEYILAMVDAGCDLVEIGIPFSDPMAEGVVIQDANVRALKHNTTTDDVFDIVRRVREKTDVPLVFLTYINPVFFYGYEKFFKKCAELGIDGIISPDLPYEEKGEISQIAKSNGVDVISLIAPTSSERIKMIAGDASGFIYVVSSLGVTGMRSEIKTDLNAILADIREVTDLPLAVGFGINTPEQAREIGKIADGVIVGSAIVKIIEQHGEDATDALKEYVSSMKKASNE comes from the coding sequence ATGAGTAAAATAGCCAATGCATTTGAAAACGGAACAGCATTCATAGGCTTTTTGACAGCGGGAGATCCGACAATCGATAAAACTGTCGAGTATATCCTGGCAATGGTCGATGCAGGCTGTGACCTGGTGGAAATCGGAATTCCATTTTCAGACCCTATGGCTGAAGGGGTTGTAATCCAGGATGCTAACGTTAGGGCGCTAAAGCACAACACCACAACCGATGATGTATTTGACATTGTTCGCCGTGTTCGTGAAAAGACTGATGTTCCATTGGTATTCTTAACATACATCAATCCAGTATTCTTTTATGGTTATGAAAAATTCTTTAAAAAATGTGCTGAGCTAGGAATTGATGGAATAATCTCACCTGACCTGCCATATGAGGAAAAGGGTGAAATTTCACAAATCGCCAAATCCAACGGCGTTGATGTGATATCATTGATTGCTCCAACTTCCAGTGAAAGAATCAAGATGATTGCCGGCGATGCAAGCGGTTTCATTTATGTTGTGTCATCATTGGGCGTGACCGGAATGAGGTCTGAGATTAAAACGGATTTGAATGCGATTTTAGCGGACATTCGCGAGGTCACAGATTTGCCGTTGGCGGTCGGCTTTGGAATCAACACTCCTGAACAGGCCCGTGAAATCGGTAAGATTGCCGATGGCGTCATTGTTGGAAGTGCGATTGTCAAAATCATTGAGCAGCATGGTGAGGATGCAACTGACGCCCTTAAGGAATATGTTTCAAGCATGAAAAAGGCTTCCAATGAATAA
- a CDS encoding 30S ribosomal protein S27e — MVSKGRGNFLKVKCLDCDNEQVIFDRAASDVKCIICGKTLVKSRGAKAKITAHIEKVLN; from the coding sequence ATGGTTAGTAAAGGTAGAGGAAACTTTTTAAAAGTTAAATGTTTAGATTGTGATAACGAACAAGTAATTTTTGATCGTGCAGCATCCGACGTTAAATGTATCATCTGTGGTAAAACACTCGTTAAATCTCGTGGTGCTAAAGCTAAAATTACTGCACACATCGAAAAAGTTTTAAACTAA
- a CDS encoding 50S ribosomal protein L44e, whose translation MKIPKEKRTYCPHCKRHTVHEVHTAKRRKASELTWGQRQFRRVTAGYRGYPRPLPAGNKPVKKLDLRLKCKECGKSHIKQSFRTGKPEFVAK comes from the coding sequence ATGAAAATACCAAAAGAAAAAAGAACATACTGTCCACACTGTAAAAGACATACAGTACATGAAGTTCACACTGCTAAAAGAAGAAAAGCTAGTGAATTAACATGGGGACAAAGACAATTCAGACGTGTAACTGCTGGTTACAGAGGTTACCCAAGGCCTTTACCTGCTGGAAACAAACCTGTTAAGAAATTAGACTTAAGACTTAAATGTAAAGAATGTGGAAAATCTCACATCAAACAATCTTTCAGAACAGGAAAACCTGAATTTGTAGCTAAATAA
- the trpB gene encoding tryptophan synthase subunit beta, protein MSKGRYGEYGGQYISETLMNELIYLEEQYNHYMNDPDFVEELNTLLKEYAGRPSLLYYAKRMTEDLGGAKIYLKREDLNHTGAHKINNVLGQVLLAKKMGKTRVIAETGAGQHGVATATAAALLDMECEVFMGEVDTKRQALNVYRMELLGAKVHSVKSGTKTLKDAVNDAFRDWIARVHDTNYVIGSTMGPHPFPMIVRDFQAVISAEAKEQFLEKEGKLPDAVIACVGGGSNAMGAFYNFIEDEDVKLIGCEAGGKGVDTPYNAAALTKGKIGIFHGMKSIFNQGDYGQIAPVYSVSAGLDYPGVGPEHAYLRDIGRAEYVPVTDEEAVEAFEYLSRMEGIIPAIESAHAVAYAMKLAPEMSEDETIMICLSGRGDKDVRSIAEYRGVELNE, encoded by the coding sequence ATGAGTAAGGGAAGATATGGAGAATATGGTGGTCAATACATATCTGAAACGTTGATGAATGAGCTGATCTATCTGGAAGAGCAGTACAATCATTATATGAACGATCCGGATTTTGTAGAGGAATTGAACACCTTGCTTAAGGAATATGCCGGAAGGCCATCATTGTTATACTACGCAAAAAGAATGACAGAAGACCTTGGTGGGGCAAAAATCTATTTAAAACGTGAAGATTTGAACCACACTGGAGCCCACAAGATTAACAACGTTCTAGGGCAGGTATTGCTTGCCAAGAAGATGGGAAAGACTCGAGTCATTGCCGAAACAGGTGCCGGCCAGCATGGAGTGGCAACCGCAACCGCAGCGGCACTGCTTGACATGGAATGTGAAGTGTTCATGGGTGAAGTCGATACAAAAAGACAGGCCCTGAACGTTTACAGGATGGAACTCCTGGGCGCAAAGGTTCATTCGGTCAAGTCAGGCACAAAGACACTTAAGGATGCAGTAAATGACGCATTCCGTGATTGGATTGCAAGGGTTCACGACACCAATTATGTAATAGGCTCAACAATGGGACCTCATCCGTTCCCAATGATTGTCCGTGATTTCCAGGCCGTAATCAGTGCTGAAGCCAAAGAACAATTCCTGGAAAAAGAGGGAAAGCTTCCTGATGCAGTGATTGCCTGTGTTGGTGGAGGAAGCAATGCAATGGGAGCGTTCTATAATTTTATTGAAGATGAAGATGTCAAGCTAATTGGATGTGAAGCCGGAGGAAAAGGAGTTGACACCCCATACAATGCTGCTGCATTGACAAAGGGCAAAATAGGAATATTCCATGGAATGAAATCAATATTCAACCAGGGGGATTACGGTCAAATCGCTCCGGTCTATTCAGTCTCCGCAGGTCTTGACTATCCCGGAGTCGGGCCTGAGCATGCTTATTTACGGGACATAGGCAGAGCTGAATATGTTCCAGTCACCGATGAAGAGGCAGTTGAAGCGTTCGAATACCTCTCAAGAATGGAAGGAATCATTCCAGCCATTGAAAGTGCACATGCAGTCGCCTATGCAATGAAACTGGCTCCGGAAATGAGTGAGGATGAAACAATAATGATTTGCCTGTCCGGAAGGGGAGACAAGGACGTAAGGTCAATTGCCGAATACAGAGGAGTTGAGTTAAATGAGTAA
- a CDS encoding phosphoribosylanthranilate isomerase, protein MVKIKICGLKRLEDIEIVNKYRPDYMGFVFADTKRKVSHELARQLKDKLDPEIISVGVFVDAPKEEITELFENGTIEMAQLHGLESEDYIKDLKAMTDNKLIVIKAIEMSQDTDLLKYDSSNADYLLLDSGKGSGKTFDWRLIRKDLKKDFFLAGGLNKDNITQAIEEFEPYAVDLSSSLEVNGFKNEDKIKEIMEIINE, encoded by the coding sequence ATGGTTAAAATCAAAATCTGCGGACTTAAGAGATTGGAGGATATTGAAATAGTCAATAAGTACAGGCCCGATTACATGGGTTTTGTGTTTGCAGATACCAAAAGAAAGGTTTCACATGAGCTTGCAAGACAATTGAAGGACAAACTCGACCCCGAGATAATATCTGTCGGCGTTTTTGTGGATGCGCCAAAAGAGGAAATAACAGAATTGTTTGAAAACGGAACAATTGAAATGGCACAGCTTCACGGACTGGAAAGTGAAGACTACATTAAAGATTTAAAAGCGATGACCGATAACAAATTAATAGTGATTAAAGCCATCGAAATGTCACAAGACACAGATTTGCTGAAATACGATTCATCCAATGCTGATTATTTATTGCTTGACAGCGGCAAGGGCAGTGGAAAAACCTTTGACTGGCGGCTGATAAGAAAAGATTTGAAAAAGGATTTTTTCCTTGCAGGCGGACTCAATAAGGACAACATCACACAGGCAATTGAGGAATTTGAACCCTATGCCGTGGACTTGAGTTCAAGCCTTGAAGTTAACGGATTTAAGAATGAAGATAAAATAAAAGAGATAATGGAGATAATAAATGAGTAA
- the trpC gene encoding indole-3-glycerol phosphate synthase TrpC, with product MLDEIVEKTKERVEIAKGIISLDDLKNEVSLMEITDDFPFKKALSGDDIAIIAEVKKASPSKGLIAEDFDYLKIAKDYEEAGASAISVLTEPYFFMGSDDYLKEIAENVSIPVLRKDFIVDEYMIWEAKALGASAILLIVSILDVVQLKKYLDLAHDLGLSAIVETHDGDEIMRALTVGAEIIGVNNRNLNDFTVDIDNSINLRRCVSGDVIFISESGIKTKEDVTRLKENDVDAVLIGETLMKSDDKKAMISELKNG from the coding sequence ATGTTGGATGAGATTGTTGAAAAGACCAAGGAAAGAGTGGAAATTGCAAAGGGAATTATATCACTTGACGATTTGAAAAATGAAGTATCATTGATGGAAATCACAGACGATTTTCCATTCAAGAAGGCATTGAGCGGTGATGACATTGCAATCATTGCCGAAGTCAAAAAGGCATCCCCATCCAAAGGCCTGATTGCCGAGGATTTTGATTATTTGAAGATTGCAAAGGATTATGAGGAAGCTGGTGCTTCTGCAATTTCAGTCTTGACAGAACCATATTTTTTCATGGGCTCCGATGACTACTTGAAAGAGATTGCCGAAAATGTCAGCATCCCTGTTTTAAGAAAGGACTTCATTGTTGACGAGTATATGATATGGGAGGCCAAGGCATTGGGGGCTTCAGCAATCCTGTTGATTGTTTCCATCCTGGATGTCGTCCAACTGAAAAAGTATCTGGACCTTGCCCATGATTTGGGCCTTTCCGCCATTGTGGAAACCCATGACGGGGATGAAATCATGCGTGCATTAACCGTCGGCGCTGAAATCATCGGTGTCAACAATCGAAATCTCAATGATTTTACTGTGGATATTGATAATAGTATCAATCTACGTAGATGTGTTAGTGGAGATGTTATATTTATTTCAGAAAGTGGTATTAAAACAAAGGAAGATGTCACCAGATTAAAAGAAAATGATGTTGATGCAGTTTTAATAGGCGAAACTTTAATGAAAAGCGATGATAAGAAGGCTATGATTTCGGAGTTGAAGAATGGTTAA
- a CDS encoding RNA-protein complex protein Nop10: MNMKMNKCPECGIYTLKDACPKCGGQLKVIYPPKFSIEDKYGKYRRILKKEAMNKE, translated from the coding sequence ATGAATATGAAAATGAACAAATGTCCTGAATGTGGAATATATACTTTAAAGGATGCTTGCCCAAAATGCGGTGGGCAACTTAAAGTAATTTATCCTCCAAAATTTTCCATTGAGGATAAATATGGTAAATACAGGCGTATATTGAAAAAAGAAGCCATGAATAAGGAGTAA
- a CDS encoding DUF2112 family protein, with product MNIIVIPDASMIVIPLIERNGHTYLSPSNFSRYDNMDICEGNLTFDNLITKYSSSELPSGVKSRLYLFSNVIDRADAAIIIGKRPREYERMYDSLNDLILFGSNACNNARSLMVKIVDDLNIPTLKLAYPTTQEELINLIGRTKHFLRHLESSNDDDLNVDLTPKRDRHPASDVKKILDNLI from the coding sequence ATGAACATAATAGTCATTCCCGACGCCTCGATGATTGTCATTCCGTTGATTGAAAGGAATGGACACACTTATTTATCCCCTTCGAATTTTTCCAGATATGACAATATGGATATCTGTGAGGGAAATCTGACTTTTGATAACTTAATTACAAAATACTCATCCAGTGAATTGCCTTCAGGTGTCAAGTCAAGGCTATACTTATTTTCCAATGTCATTGACAGGGCAGATGCCGCAATCATAATTGGCAAGCGTCCACGGGAGTACGAGAGGATGTACGATTCCCTAAACGACTTGATTCTATTCGGGAGCAATGCATGCAACAATGCCCGCAGCCTGATGGTGAAGATTGTTGATGACCTGAATATCCCAACCTTGAAGTTGGCATATCCGACAACTCAGGAAGAGCTGATCAATCTTATAGGGCGGACAAAGCATTTTCTAAGGCACCTTGAATCAAGCAATGATGATGACTTGAATGTGGATTTGACTCCTAAAAGGGACAGGCATCCTGCATCTGACGTTAAGAAAATATTGGATAATTTAATATAA